Genomic window (Ostrea edulis chromosome 9, xbOstEdul1.1, whole genome shotgun sequence):
caatcatcatatgtataaactactcaaTCATCATaagtataaactacttaatcatcatatgtataaactacttaatcatcatatgtataaactacttaatcatatgtataaactactcaatcatatgtataaactacttaatcatcatatgtataaactacttaatcatcagatgtataaactacttaatcatatgtataaactacttaatcatcatatgtataaactacttaatcatcatatgtataaactacttaatcatcatatgtataaactacttaatcatatgtataaactactcaatcatcatatgtataaactacttaatcaccatatgtataaactacttaatcatcatatgtataaactacttaatcgtatgtataaactacttaatcatcatatgtataaactacttaatcatatgtataaactactcaaTCATCATGTATAAACTACtcaatcatcatatgtataaactacttaatcatcatatgtataaactacttaatcatatgtataaactacttaatcatatgtataaactactcaaTCATCATaagtataaactacttaatcatatgtataaactacttaatcatcatatgtataaactacttaatcatcatatgtataaactacttaatcatcatatgtataaactacttaatcatcatatgtataaactacttcaTCATCATaagtataaactacttaatcatcataagtataaactacttaatcatcatatgtataaactacttaatcatcatatgtataaactacttaatcatatgtataaactacttaatattcatatgtataaactacttaatattcatatgtataaactacttaatcatcatatgtataaactacttaatcatcagatgtataaactacttaatcatatGTATAAAGTACTCAATCATCAtgtgtataaactacttaatcatatgtataaactacttaatcatcatatgtataaactacttaatcatcatatgtataaactacttaatattcatatgtataaactacttaatcatcatatgtataaactacttaatcatcatatgtataaactacttaatcatcatatgtataaactacttaatcatcatatgtataaactacttaatcatcatatgtataaactacttaatcatcatatgtataaactacttaatcatcataagtataaactacttaatcatatgtataaactactcaatcatatgtataaactacttaatcatcatgtgtataaactacttaatcatcataagtataaactacttaatcatcatatgtataaactacttaatcatcatatgtataaactacttaatcatcataagtataaactacttaatcatcatgTGTATAAACTACtcaatcatcatatgtataaactactcaatcatatgtataaactacttaatcatcataagtataaactacttaatcatcatgTGTATAAACTATtcaatcatcatatgtataaactacttaatcatatgtataaactacttaatcataagtataaactacttaatcataagtataaactacttaatcatatgtataaactacttaatcatatgtataaactacttaatcataagtataaactacttaatcatcatatgtataaactacttaataaTCATGTGTATAAACTACTCAATCATCATGTGTATAAACTACTcaatcatatgtataaactacttaatcatatgtaaaaactacttaatcatatgtataaactacttaatcataaGTATAAACTACtcaatcatcatatgtataaactacttaatcatcatatgtataaactacttaatcatcatatgtataaactacttaatcatcatatgtataaactacttaatcatcatatgtataaactactcaatcatatgtataaactacttaatcatcatatgtataaactacttaatcataaGTATAAACTACTCAATCATCAtgtgtataaactacttaatcatcataaGTATAAACTACTcaatcatatgtataaactacttaatcatatgtataaactacttaatcatatgtataaactacttaatcatcataagtataaactacttaatcatcatatgtataaactactcaatcatcatatgtataaactactcaatcatcatatgtataaactacttaatcatcatatgtataaactacttaatcatcatatgtataaactacttaatcatcatatgtataaactacttaatcaccatatgtataaactacttaatcatcatatgtataaactacttaatcatcatatgtataaactacttaatcaccatatgtataaactacttaatattcatatgtataaactacttaatcatcatatgtataaactacttaatcatcatatgtataaactactcaatcatcatatgtataaactacttaatcatcatatgtataaactacttaattgAACACTCCGGTGGTAGTCCCTAACTAACCATATTGGGTGCCCACTCTCTTGGCCCCTTTGGCCTTTTAGCTGATAGAGAACACATACTGagcttttttatatttattagaaTAACCAGACATATTTCATAACATGAAACGATCGAACTAAAATGGACATAGTGCACACAGGGTGAATTGGCAGCTACGGccgcatgttacatgtacatgtacaaagtaaaaAATTGCAGGTCTAAAGGGATATCCGGAGTACCGACCATAGGTATTAGGGCAAACCGGTGGCCTCGTGTGAGCACGAGAGCCGACGTCCCAGACTGCGACATCAAGGGACCGAAAACGGGCCCGCCCGATCTGCTTTACCCTGTTCCACCAAATAGCCCCCCGGTGAGTCATACCAGTACCTCCCCCTGGTATTCCGGAACTGGGGTCTCCCCTCCCAGTTAAGGAGGTGGAGAGGACACCAAGACTGCAGTCCTGGGTGCCCCAATTAACTTGAATCAAAACTTTTTCACGTGAACCACTATACACAGCTTTCTACTTCATATGAGCCAGTACTTGCTCATATGAGCCACATTAGTCCCTCTGTCTTTGTATGACAGATGGGCAGGGAACAACAGGCCAGATCGGACGGACACATTCTTGTATTATATCCCCCCAGACCTGCCACAGACATCGATATGATGTACCTCCAATAACCATGAAAAaccactacccccccccccccccccctaaaatgcCAGACCCAGTTAAACAGGTTGAGGGTAACAATTGCCTAGTTGATTGATGAATATGTGAAAAGCTGCCCTGATGTTGTTTAGGAAAAAGTCGTTGCCCATATCCGAAAGGTGTGTTCCATCAAATCTAAATAAGCACACGTTTCTTGCTGAGATGTTGTGATGGTTAATGACCAACCCCCCCAAATCTAACACGAACTTAAGAATTCTTTTGTTAACCTTTATACGTTTTTTGTTAATCTTACCACCTAGTTTGCCAGGAACCCCATGCCAGTATAGGCGGGGCAAGATGGAGGACCATACTAATGTAGTTTGTGGGATTAGGGCATTATATCTGAGAAATGAACACTTTATTTCCTCTACCAACTTTTTGCCAGTTAGGCCTGGGGTGACCAAGTCGTTTGAACCTAGATGTATCACCATGAATCTAGGTGCAGGATACTTCCTCAGGAGGTCCATCACCAAGGGGTCCAATTGTTGCCACTGCATCCCCCGTCTTCCATGCCAATGAATGTGGGCTGGCAAGTCAAGGTTTTTTCCGCCTGTGCGGTTTGATGTCGACTGACCTGCCCAAAATGGGATTGAAGACCCGAGGATCCATATTGAACAATCTGAAATATCTTTGGTTTGGTTACTTATTTGTTATGTATTGATGGCAAGGGTGTCATTACTTAAATTGTGTGTCCTGTAGTGGTCCGAGGGCTGCGAAGCGGCATTACATGCGGATGTATTTCTGAAAGGCTAAAGACTTCCATCTCCCAAATGTTTGTATTTGCTGGTCGGAAAAACCCTGTAGAGCCAAGTCAGTGGCCCGACCGATTCGAAAACTATGGGTACCAAAATGACCTGGTGTACCGATAGCCTGAATTGCTTTCTGCAGTACTGCATTAAATTGGAATCTAGTCAAAGGCATAGCATTACTGTGGATGAACAGACAGTGAGTGTCTGAGGTGTGTGGCCTTATTGCTAGGAAATTGCGCATACTGTGGACTGGGCATGCGATCGAGTGGGGCTGACTCCGAATGAATATAGTGGTTTTTTTGCCCGTTTGGTCGGTTTTGGAATGAGGTATAGTGAATGTGACATGTTTGCTTTCCTCCCCCAGAGTAACATGTTGAAATTGAATGCAATGAGAATATCGGCTATTGCAGGAGTTTGCCAGAGTGAATTCGCCTACTCGGAGTAAACCAAAATAGGCCAGTGAGAAGGCGCTAGCAAAGAGTGTAGATTCGAAAGAGGATGTGCACACAAAAGGTAAATACGCTAGCAATTTTTCTAGAATGGGTAGGGTAATCGGGTACCGAGTATCTGGGGCTGTGTTGCCACGTGCCAACCCTTGTAGAGCTTTTGCGACTAAGAAGGAGGCAGTTGGATCTGATACCTGCCttactttatgaaaatatgccAATGCGCGTATGTATAACTGAACTGTATTTGGGGACATATGTTGTAACGACAAATATGCGATAAAGTTTAAAATTATATCTAAAGGTAACGGCCAGGAAATGGCAATGCCAAAAATCTGGGCAAATGCATGGAATTTCTTCAGTGCCGAATTGTAAGCTTTGTTGGAGTTCTCAGACAGGGCGTTGTTGATGAGGCGTTGTGATTCTACCTTTAGATATCCCATATTTGGTTGGGTAGCTGGGTTGGCCACTGGTCGGCGTGGGGGGCGAGATGTCGAAATCTTCTCCACTGCGAACGAGAAATACTATCTGCTATAACGTTGCGTTTGGAGGGTATGTATTGCGCCTGGATTGTAATGTTGTGTTGTAGTGTGATGAGAACCAATTTTCGAACAATTTTCATGACCCTGTGAGATTTTGAAGTAGCGGAATTAATAACCTGGACTACAGCAGAATTATCTATGTGGAAAAGAATACGTTTGTTAGCCAATTGTGGCGACCATAGCACGATTGCTACATATACCGGGAAAAGCTCAAGGAATGTCATGTCCCTAACTATGTCCGAAAGACTCCAGCTGTGCGGCCAGCTTGCATGAGCCCAGCTACCTGCAAAGTAAATGCCAAACCCCCCTTTTGTTCCCCCAGCGCTATCTGTGTATAATTGCAAGTACGAATCCGATGTCAATGTCGGAGAGGAAATGACCGAAATGCCGTTGAAGTTTGCTAGGAATTGTTCCCATACTCTAAGGTCTTCCTTGATGGAAGAATTGATTCTGATCTTATGGTGTGTTTTGGTAGTGCCCATAGTAGCATCAATTAAACGTCTGCAGAAGGCTCTCCCTGGTGCTAccgttttacatgcaaaatttaGCAGCCCAATGAGTGACTGAAAAGATTTAAGAGTAGCTTTTTTACTGTGAAGGAAGACATGAATGCACTGTTTGAGCAAAAGTAGCTTGTCCTGTGGGAGTCGCATGATCATATTCACTGTGTCTAGTTCTATACCTAAGAAAATAAGGGTTGTAGTTGGGTTTGTAGTTTTTTCGAGAGCAATGGGTACACCTATATCTTGGCAAATGTGTTTGAATTCTGAGAGAGTAGCCTGACACTTGTTTGAATTTGCGGAGCCCATGAACAGGAAGTCATCAAGATAGTGTAAAATGGATGGATTACGTGTCCTATTTTGGACTATCCAATGTAATGCCGAAGCAAATCTTTCCCAGGTTGCACAGCTGACTGATGCCCCAAATGGTAGCATTTTATCGTAATAGTATTTGTTCTGAAACTTGAAACCTAACAGTTCGAAATCTGAGGGAGCAACAGGTATTAGACGAAATGCCGATTTAATGTCTGATTTGGCTAAGTAGGTTCCAGGGCCCAAGAAGGATATGATGGCAGCGGCATCGTCAATGGATGCGTAATGAACAGAACAAACTGCTGGGTCAATGAAATCATTAATAGAGTCATACTCAGGGAAGGATAGGTGGTGTATTAACCGAAAATCCCCATCCTTTTTGGGTACTAAGCCTAAAGGTGAAACTTGTAGCGAGTGGAAGGGGGGTGAATCGAAAGGCCCCCCGACTCGCTGGAGCAGTACTTCTTTCTGAATTTTTTGTTGAGCTAGTTGAGGATTTAGTACTATGCTTTTTAGATTATTGGAATCCCTTGGGCGCCTTGGCCCTTGATAATGTAAACTAAAACCAGATTGAAAGCCTCTAATGAGAAAAGGTTGATCACGATAATTGTGTAGGTAATGGGCAAGTTGGTCGACATTGATGGGGGTTTTCCCAAGTGTATACAACGATTGGTAATTATTTTGTTGCCCGGCACTTTGATGCTGGATGATCTCCACCACACCCTTTGCATCTGTGGCTGAACCTACAATTTGGTGCAAACTTACAATTTATACCAGCGTTAAACAACTTGCAAAATAAGGTGTTGACCTGTGTTTTATATTGGGGATAATTGCCGGGAGACTCGCGATGCATGTTCGGGGCCGCGGAGTTTTTTCCCGAGGGTTGTGAAGGATGAGTACCGTTTGTGATATACAAGAGCCATAGCTCGGAGTTAATGATTCCCCACGAAGACTGTGGGTCAGCTTGTTTTCTCAAGCGAAACTGCTCTTCATAGCGGAACCACCCCGATGACCTGGACGCGGCCAGTCTGATATCTCGCATATATTTAAGTAACTCTTGGGCTCTAGTTCTGTATTTTTCTAGCATGATActggtgaaaataatgaaagccGATGACCATTTTTCAATTGACAGGAAGGAATTATGTTTAGGCTTGACGAGGCACATGGCACCATTTCGGATTTCGATTTGGCCCTGAGTTTCAAGATGGCCGTCCAGTTCCCGCGCTGACCTAAGCAGTAAGGAAATGTCGATAAATTTTCCCTcccaaatttgatttttgagTTTTTCCGGGACATGAAAGCTGACAGGATCGAAATAGCTATTGATTACCGAGGGTTGATACTCCGTGACTGAGAAATTGGGTCCCGCGAAGTCGACAGCCGGCGGGAAAATGTCAATGGGGGGAATAAGACATTGATGGTTTACGTCAAACTCACCTGACGGATTAGCCTGCAAGTCCTGAATGGCATGAGTGTCGTCAGTCTCTGATTGTGTGGTTCCCCCCGCTGCATTTACAACAGCGGATGCCGTAGGTATGGGCCTCGAGGAGTCGGTGGCCACGCTGTTTGGCCTACGTCTTCTCCCACGTCCCCGGGCTGGGGACACGAATTGACGGTTTCTTTCCACCTCTGAAAGTCTTGTCACCCTGGTTCGCACGGGTGGCATGATGGTGGCAAATAAGGATGGAGAAGTAGTCGATAATATAGATTGCACTTCGTCTAGTGAAAATTCGTGACTTGTCTGCTTGTAGACGGAAACGGAAGAGGCAAGTATTGGTCCGTTTGGTTAAGTCGTACTTGGTGTGCGTTATACGAATACGTCGTACCACGGTAAAGCCACCAAGGTGATAACACAAAAGTAATATAAGCAAAAGAACTTCGGTCAATTAAGCTGGATTGTTTGATATTGAATTCAAATAATCTTCAttaatcatatgtataaactactcaatcatcatatgtataaactacttaatcatcatatgtataaactacttaatattcatatgtataaactacttaatcaccatatgtataaactacttaatattcatatgtataaactacttaatcaccatatgtataaactacttaatcaccatatgtataaactacttaatcatcatatgtataaactacttaatcatcatatgtataaactacttaatattcatatgtataaactacttaatattcatatgtataaactacttaatcatcatatgtataaactacttaatcatatgtataaactacttaatcatcatatgtataaactacttaatcatcatatgtataaagtactcaatcatatgtataaactacttaatcatcatatgtataaactacttaatcatcagatgtataaactacttaatcatcagatgtataaactacttaatcatatGTATAAAGTACTCAATCATCAtgtgtataaactacttaatcatatgtataaactacttaatcatcatatgtataaactacttaatcatcatatgtataaactacttaatcatcatatgtataaactacttaatcatcataagtataaactacttaatcatcatatgtataaagtACTCAATCATCAtgtgtataaactacttaatcatatgtataaactacttaatattcatatgtataaactacttaatcatcatatgtataaactacttaatcatcagatgtataaactacttaatcatatGTATAAAGTACTCAATCATCAtgtgtataaactacttaatcatatgtataaactacttaatcatcatatgtataaactacttaatcatcatatgtataaactacttaatattcatatgtataaactacttaatcatcatatgtataaactacttaagcatcatatgtataaactacttaatcatcatatgtataaactacttaatcaccatatgtataaactactcaaTCATCATAAGTATAAACTACtcaatcatcatatgtataaactacttaatcatcataagtataaactacttaatcatcataaGTATAAACTACTcaatcatatgtataaactacttaatattcatatgtatcAACTActtaatattcatatgtataaactacttaatcatcataggtataaactacttaatcatcatatgtataaactacttaatcatcatatgtataaactacttaatcatcataaGTATAAACTACtcaatcatcatatgtataaactacttaatcatcatatgtataaactacttaatcatatgtataaactacttaatcatcatatgtataaactactcaatcatcatatgtataaactacttaatcatatgtataaactacttaatcatcatatgtataaactactcaatcatcatatgtataaactactcaatcatcatatgtataaactacttaatcatcatatgtataaactacttaatcatcatatgtataaactacttaatcatcatatgtataaactacttaatcatatgtataaactacttaatcatcatatgtataaactactcaatcatcatatgtataaactacttaatcatcatatgtataaactacttaatcatcatatgtataaactacttaatcatcatatgtataaactacttaatcatcatatgtataaactacttaatcatatgtataaactacttaatcatcatatgtataaactacttaatcatcataaGTATAAACTACtcaatcatcatatgtataaactacttaatcatcataaGTATAAACTACTCAATCATCATaagtataaactacttaatcatcatatgtataaactacttaatcatcataaGTATAAACTACtcaatcatcatatgtataaactacttaatcattatatgtataaactactcaatcatcatatgtataaactacttaatcatcatatgtataaactacttaatcatcatatgtataaactacttaatcatcatatgtataaactactcaatcattatatgtataaactacttaatcatatgtataaactacttaatcatcatatgtataaactacttaatcatcataaGTATAAACTACtcaatcatcatatgtataaactacttaatcatcatatgtataaactacttaatcaccatatgtataaactacttaatcatcatatgtataaactactcaatcatcatatgtataaactacttaatcatcatatgtataaactacttaatcatcagatgtataaactacttaatcatagGTATAAAGTACTCAATCATCAtgtgtataaactacttaatcatatgtataaactactcaatcatcatatgtataaactacttaatattcatatgtataaactacttaatattcatatgtataaactacttaatcaccatatgtataaactacttaatcatcataagtataaactacttaatcatatgtataaactacctaatcatcatatgtataaactacttaatcatcatatgtataaactacttaatcatcatatgtataaactacttaatcatcataaGTATAAACTACtcaatcatcatatgtataaactactcaatcatcatatgtataaactacttaatcatatgtataaactacttaatcatcatatgtataaactacttaatcatcatatgtataaactactcaatcatcatatgtataaactacttaatcatcatatgtataaactacttaatcatcatatgtataaactacttaatcatcatatgtataaactacttaatcatcataaGTATAAACTACtcaatcatcatatgtataaactacttaatcattatatgtataaactacttaatcatatgtataaactacttaatcatcatatgtataaactacttaatcatcatatgtataaactacttaatcatcatatgtataaactacttaatcatcatatgtataaactacttaatcatcataaGTATAAACTACtcaatcatcatatgtataaactacttaatcatcataaGTATAAACTACTCAATCATCATaagtataaactacttaatcatcatatgtataaactacttaatcatcataaGTATAAACTACtcaatcatcatatgtataaactacttaatcattatatgtataaactactcaatcatcatatgtataaactacttaatcatcatatgtataaactacttaatcatcatatgtataaactacttaatcatcatatgtataaactactcaatcattatatgtataaactacttaatcatatgtataaactacttaatcatcatatgtataaactacttaatcatcatatgtataaactacttaatcatcataaGTATAAACTACtcaatcatcatatgtataaactacttaatcatcatatgtataaactacttaatcaccatatgtataaactacttaatcatcatatgtataaactactcaatcatcatatgtataaactacttaatcatcatatgtataaactacttaatcatcagatgtataaactacttaatcatagGTATAAAGTACTCAATCATCAtgtgtataaactacttaatcatatgtataaactactcaatcatcatatgtataaactacttaatattcatatgtataaactacttaatattcatatgtataaactacttaatcaccatatgtataaactacttaatcatcataagtataaactacttaatcatatgtataaactacctaatcatcatatgtataaactacttaatcatcatatgtataaactacttaatcatcatatgtataaactacttaatcatcataaGTATAAACTACtcaatcatcatatgtataaactactcaatcatcatatgtataaactacttaatcatatgtataaactacttaatcatcatatgtataaactacttaatcatcatatgtataaactacttaatcatcatatgtataaactacttaatcatcatatgtataaactacttaatcatcataaGTATAAACTACtcaatcatcatatgtataaactacttaatcattatatgtataaactacttaatcatatgtataaactacttaatcatcatatgtataaactacttaatcatcatatgtataaactacttaatcatcataaGTATAAACTACtcaatcatcatatgtataaactacttaatcatcatatgtataaactacttaatcatatgtataaactacttaatcaccatatgtataaactacttaatcatatgtataaactactcaatcatcatatgtataaactactcaatcatatgtataaactacttaatcaccatatgtataaactacttaatattcatatgtataaactacttaatcatcatatgtataaactacttaatcatcatatgtataaactacttaatcatcatatgtataaactacttaatcatcatatgtataaactactcaatcatcatatgtataaactacttaatcatatgtataaactacttaatcatcatatgtataaactacttaatcatcataaGTATAAACTACtcaatcatcatatgtataaactacttaatcatcatatgtataaactacttaatcatcatatgtataaactacttaatcatcatatgtataaactacttaatcatatgtataaactacttaatcatcatatgtataaactacttaatcatcataaGTATAAACTACtcaatcatcatatgtataaactacttaatcatcatatgtataaactacttaatcatcatatgtataaactacttaatcaccatatgtataaactacttaatcatcatatgtataaactacttaatattcatatgtataaactacttaatcatcatatgtataaactacttaatcatcagatgtataaactacttaatcatatgtataaactacttaatcatcatatgtataaactacttaatcaccatatgtataaactacttaatattcatatgtataaactacttaatcatcatatgtataaactacttaatcaccatatgtataaactactcaatcatcatatgtataatctacttaatcatcatatgtataaactacttaatcatcatatgtataaactacttaatcactatatgtataaactacttaatcatcatatgtataaactacttaatcatcagatgtataaactacttaatcatatGTATAAAGTACTCAATCATCAtgtgtataaactacttaatattcatatgtataaactacttaatattcatatgtataaactacttaatcatcatatgtataaactacttaatcatcagatgtataaactacttaatcatatGTATAAAGTACTCAATCATCAtgtgtataaactacttaatcatatgtataaactactcaatcatcatatgtataaactacttaatattcatatgtataaactacttaatattcatatgtataaactacttaatcaccctatgtataaactacttaatcatcatatgtataaactacttaatcatatgtataaactactcaatcatcatatgtataaactacttaatcatcagatgtataaact
Coding sequences:
- the LOC130050069 gene encoding uncharacterized protein LOC130050069, producing the protein MPPVRTRVTRLSEVERNRQFVSPARGRGRRRRPNSVATDSSRPIPTASAVVNAAGGTTQSETDDTHAIQDLQANPSGSATDAKGVVEIIQHQSAGQQNNYQSLYTLGKTPINVDQLAHYLHNYRDQPFLIRGFQSGFSLHYQGPRRPRDSNNLKSIVLNPQLAQQKIQKEVLLQRVGGPFDSPPFHSLQVSPLGLVPKKDGDFRLIHHLSFPEYDSINDFIDPAVCSVHYASIDDAAAIISFLGPGTYLAKSDIKSAFRLIPVAPSDFELLGFKFQNKYYYDKMLPFGASVSCATWERFASALHWIVQNRTRNPSILHYLDDFLFMGSANSNKCQATLSEFKHICQDIGVPIALEKTTNPTTTLIFLGIELDTVNMIMRLPQDKLLLLKQCIHVFLHSKKATLKSFQSLIGLLNFACKTVAPGRAFCRRLIDATMGTTKTHHKIRINSSIKEDLRVWEQFLANFNGISVISSPTLTSDSYLQLYTDSAGGTKGGFGIYFAGSWAHASWPHSWSLSDIVRDMTFLELFPVYVAIVLWSPQLANKRILFHIDNSAVVQVINSATSKSHRVMKIVRKLVLITLQHNITIQAQYIPSKRNVIADSISRSQWRRFRHLAPHADQWPTQLPNQIWDI